In Phaseolus vulgaris cultivar G19833 chromosome 10, P. vulgaris v2.0, whole genome shotgun sequence, a single genomic region encodes these proteins:
- the LOC137812596 gene encoding omega-3 fatty acid desaturase, chloroplastic-like, with protein sequence MATWVLSECGLRPLPPAFPRPTRPISCQKHSKFRFFSTNKGVADLKLQPRGFTCCNYRERRWELGVSTPLKVATTEGEEESVNGVNGVGEELPEFDPSAPPPFKLADIRAAIPKHCWVKDPWKSMSYVVRDVIVVFGLAAAAAYLNNWIVWPLYWAAQGTMFWALFVLGHDCGHGSFSNNPKLNSVAGHLLHSSILVPYHGWRISHRTHHQHHGHVENDESWHPLPEKIFNSLNNVTRTLRFTIPFPLLAYPIYLWNRSPGKTGSHFDPSSDLFVPSERKDVITSTICWTAMAALLVGLGFVMGPVQLLKLYGIPYVLFVMWLDLVTYLHHHGHEDKLPWYRGEEWSYLRGGLTTIDRDYGWINNIHHDIGTHVIHHLFPQIPHYNLIEATEAAKPVLGQYYREPKKSSPLPFYLIGELITSMKKDHFVSDTGDIVYYQTDPTISNTSKSQ encoded by the exons ATGGCAACTTGGGTTTTATCAGAATGTGGTTTAAGGCCTCTTCCTCCTGCATTTCCACGGCCAACAAGGCCCATTTCGTGCCAAAAGCATTCAAAGTTTAGATTTTTTAGCACAAATAAGGGAGTTGCAGATCTGAAGCTCCAACCGAGAGGATTTACATGTTGCAACTATAGGGAGAGAAGGTGGGAATTGGGAGTGAGTACACCACTGAAGGTTGCCACCACCGAGGGAGAAGAAGAGAGCGTCAATGGCGTCAATGGGGTTGGTGAGGAACTACCTGAATTTGACCCTAGTGCACCACCACCCTTCAAACTGGCAGATATCAGAGCTGCCATTCCTAAACACTGCTGGGTGAAGGACCCTTGGAAGTCCATGAGTTATGTAGTGAGGGATGTCATTGTGGTTTTTGGGTTGGCTGCTGCTGCAGCTTATCTCAACAACTGGATAGTTTGGCCTCTCTATTGGGCTGCTCAGGGAACCATGTTCTGGGCCCTCTTTGTTCTTGGTCATGATTG TGGTCATGGAAGCTTTTCAAACAATCCCAAGTTGAACAGTGTTGCCGGGCACCTTCTGCATTCATCAATTCTAGTTCCATATCATGGATG GAGAATCAGTCATAGAACACATCATCAACACCATGGCCATGTTGAAAATGATGAATCATGGCATCCT TTGCCAGAGAAAATTTTCAACAGCTTGAACAATGTAACACGTACTTTAAGATTTACAATACCTTTTCCATTGCTTGCGTATCCCATCTACCTT TGGAATAGGAGTCCTGGGAAGACTGGTTCGCACTTTGATCCAAGCAGTGATTTGTTTGTCCCAAGTGAGAGAAAAGATGTTATTACTTCAACAATTTGCTGGACAGCTATGGCTGCCTTGCTTGTAGGTTTGGGATTTGTGATGGGTCCAGTTCAATTGCTTAAGCTTTATGGCATTCCCTATGTG CTTTTTGTTATGTGGTTGGATTTGGTGACTTATTTACATCACCATGGCCACGAAGACAAATTACCTTGGTATCGTGGAGAG GAATGGAGCTACCTTAGGGGTGGCCTTACAACTATTGATCGTGACTATGGATGGATCAATAACATCCACCATGACATTGGAACACATGTCATTCATCACCTTTTCCCTCAAATACCACACTATAACTTAATAGAAGCA ACGGAGGCAGCTAAACCAGTTCTTGGCCAATATTACCGGGAGCCAAAGAAGTCtagccctcttccattttacctCATTGGAGAATTGATAACAAGCATGAAGAAAGACCATTTTGTCAGTGACACTGGGGATATTGTGTACTATCAAACAGACCCTACAATTAGTAACACTTCCAAATCACAGTGA